A single Rattus norvegicus strain BN/NHsdMcwi chromosome 5, GRCr8, whole genome shotgun sequence DNA region contains:
- the Camk2n1 gene encoding calcium/calmodulin-dependent protein kinase II inhibitor 1 — MSEVLPYGDEKLSPYGDGGDVGQIFSCRLQDTNNFFGAGQSKRPPKLGQIGRSKRVVIEDDRIDDVLKTMTDKAPPGV; from the exons ATGTCGGAGGTGCTGCCCTACGGCGACGAGAAGCTGAGCCCCTACGGCGACGGCGGCGACGTGGGCCAGATCTTCTCGTGCCGCCTGCAGGACACCAACAACTTCTTCGGCGCCGGGCAGAGCAAGCGGCCGCCCAAGCTGGGCCAGATCGGCCGGAGCAAGCGCG ttgtTATTGAAGATGATAGGATCGATGACGTGCTGAAAACCATGACCGACAAGGCACCTCCTGGTGTCTAA